The following coding sequences are from one Pocillopora verrucosa isolate sample1 chromosome 5, ASM3666991v2, whole genome shotgun sequence window:
- the LOC136280870 gene encoding ubiquitin-protein ligase E3B-like codes for MIMFGGNKKKDRVEFVEKVQAARQQRSEGKERERAAIRIQAWMRRLLCIAKLRTETREEFDQFIEQSGTKKPSATDVFHLARKFLFTFHLKDDEKRFEALCNYTW; via the exons atgataatgtttggtggtaataaaaaaaaggaccGTGTcgaatttgttgaaaaagtgCAGGCTGCTCGACAACAACGATCcgaaggaaaagaaagggaaagagcTGCTATTCGCATTCAG GCATGGATGAGGAGGCTCCTGTGTATTGCCAAACTGAGAACTGAAACAAG GGAGGAATTTGACCAGTTTATTGAGCAGAGTGGAACTAAGAAACCTTCAG CAACTGATGTCTTTCACCTtgcaagaaaatttctttttactttccATTTGAAGGATGATGAGAAG AGATTTGAAGCACTATGTAACTATACTTGGTAG